The following is a genomic window from Ciona intestinalis unplaced genomic scaffold, KH HT000299.1, whole genome shotgun sequence.
gttataacacgggtgtttatacaccccgtgcccacttacaagttaccgtgtatgtaactttgtggatgtttGTTTTAACGAACTCAGTAAAAACAGAAAGAACAAGTTGCGTGTTTATGCATTAAGGTTAACAGTTCATATTTTACTCCTGCGTAAAACATTGgacaaacaaagttatatacagaAGGTTCGGGCAATGGACATAGCATAGACTACCTTGCAATAGGACCTcacttttatagaaaaaatgcACAGTTGGCATATTAACCTCTGGAAACATTTCTTATTTGCTAAATGACCGCAATAGAAAACATATCATATGGTTTAATTAATAGACACAAGTGtagctaaaaaaaaaaaattatagttaaaaaaGCCTAGTGAAGGGAACTTAAATATGTTACATGCATTTAACAGATACATAAACTCAAGCGAGTTAAATAAAGCCCAAGCAAAAATACAGCAAAGTGATCAAAATGGGTCATTATAGTTCAACAGCCACGATTTTAAAGTAACACTTTTTCCCACACCTTTATCtatagtgttttaacaactgtcgttttgctgttagtTTCCTACTCTTTGCTGGTTAAATAACGTGATTTTTGCTAACGTTTCAAAGAGATAAGTAAAAACTGTGTTATgttaaagaaagaaataagAGCATGATAAAATATTGAAGATAAAAATTGGTAAGAAGAGAAATTTCATTGTAACTTAAAGaataatttgataaaataaccTAGTTAAAAATAACTAGACAGATTTAAAATAGTCTAGTTCAAGaataattcaaaaatttaggtttaaaacattatataaatgtagAGTTACATTGTAAAAGCATGGAAACCCAGTTAAAATTAACTAGCCCAcgtattttggtttaaaacaacataaaaatgtaGGATTTATGTTAAAGCATGGAGCATATACTGTTAACAAATAAAGGCAAATTATAAAAGTCGGAAACACCATTTTATACTACATAAGTcactaaaagattatttacattatgcctggtggCAGAAGTACCAGGGAgagtgtttaaagttttttttttaccatatgtaacttattggtAAGTTAGAACATAATCAGGATATACACTCGCATCCttaaatacaacatacatagtagggtTGCTTACTCTATTAACAACACTGTCGTACAACTCATTCTTTTGCCCTCCTGCTATAGCAGGTGCAGTTATCATGGAAGAATTACCAGCACAATACTCCCCTGTGACAACTTTGGATAAAAACATACACCGATGGTTGTTTCGGTCAAGTGAAGTGTAGTTATGTGAATATTGTGCTTGTACTGCAAAGTAAACTCCTTTTCCATATGCAGTAgctggaataaaaacataaatgaataaataaaagttattaaacgaattaatgaatgtaacttatttatcctcgtgtggatAGGccatgacagtcgttataacacgagtgttctgtttcatataccttgtgcccgcttacaagttaccatctACGTTAATACACACACaatatataacgactgtcgttttgcggccacgcgaagaataagaaagttacattcattaattcgtTTAATAACtcactatatattacattatgtCTGGTATATTGTAATATCCACACAATATACACGACCCACCGTTCTTCCCTGCATGACTTCTATCGAAACCATTCCTATAAATGTTGTCAGTAACGTCTCCGCTTGTTCCGTGGAAAAGTTCACGAGTCACCGTTTGTCCAACACCACGACTCGACATTTTTGCCCGAACTTTTTCCTCTTGAGCGAGGAATTGTTTGTAAAGTGCAACGTTTTGTATTCGTTccaacttaaataaaatatgggtctaataaattttttatgcaaatttaTTTCGGGTAGGATTTAGTAttatttaggttttttatgctttttaaatggatataatatattaccCAGCGTTTCAATCTCCTACACAAGTTGCCTTCATcaagaaattaaaactaaaatctcCATAAGtgcttaaatatattatagcaaTAACATAATACGTACTTTCGAAAAGTAAATACGATATAAATACCTTTACTATAGTTTGAATATAGGCAGCTCCTTGTTGAAACTTTTGAATAACTTGGTTGTACTCGTTACTTCCAGCTTGTACTTGGAACACCTTCCATGGGTTGCCTTGTAAATCCTCCCATGTGTTTGGG
Proteins encoded in this region:
- the LOC100186293 gene encoding poly [ADP-ribose] polymerase 15-like, whose amino-acid sequence is MKEHCVQTNQTFDIIRTAVGETAFPNTWEDLQGNPWKVFQVQAGSNEYNQVIQKFQQGAAYIQTIVKLERIQNVALYKQFLAQEEKVRAKMSSRGVGQTVTRELFHGTSGDVTDNIYRNGFDRSHAGKNATAYGKGVYFAVQAQYSHNYTSLDRNNHRCMFLSKVVTGEYCAGNSSMITAPAIAGGQKNELYDSVVNRVSNPTMYVVFKDASVYPDYVLTYQ